One Nocardioidaceae bacterium SCSIO 66511 genomic window carries:
- a CDS encoding PadR family transcriptional regulator translates to MARRGAALELAVLGLLQDAPMHGYELRKRLNAVLGWGRVLSYGTLYPCLKALLKSGHIEADDAPATGRSARRARIVYKLTPAGKEHLADLLAHSGPSSWDDETFGVRFAFFSRTDSKTRVRILEGRRSRLEERVENVRASLARSRERVDAYTLELQRHGLEAAEHEVKWLTGLINAERSGAPPRTDDEDPSPDRASTRHNISDR, encoded by the coding sequence ATGGCACGACGCGGCGCAGCGCTGGAGCTCGCCGTCCTCGGGCTGCTCCAGGACGCTCCGATGCACGGGTACGAGCTACGCAAGCGGCTCAATGCCGTACTCGGCTGGGGGCGGGTGCTTTCGTACGGCACGCTGTATCCCTGCCTCAAGGCGCTACTGAAGTCCGGTCACATCGAGGCGGACGACGCCCCGGCGACCGGGCGCTCGGCTCGGCGGGCGCGGATCGTCTACAAGCTCACGCCGGCCGGCAAGGAGCATCTGGCGGATCTGCTCGCCCATTCCGGCCCCTCGTCATGGGACGACGAAACCTTCGGGGTTCGGTTCGCGTTCTTCTCGCGCACCGATTCGAAGACCCGCGTACGCATCCTCGAGGGGCGGCGTAGCCGTCTCGAGGAGCGGGTCGAGAACGTACGCGCCTCGCTGGCCCGGAGCCGCGAGCGGGTCGACGCGTACACGTTGGAGCTCCAGCGACACGGCCTCGAAGCCGCCGAGCACGAAGTCAAGTGGCTGACCGGACTGATCAACGCGGAACGATCGGGCGCTCCGCCGCGCACCGACGATGAAGACCCATCGCCGGACCGCGCCAGCACTCGCCACAACATCAGCGATCGATAA
- a CDS encoding inositol-3-phosphate synthase gives MGSVRVAIVGVGNCATSLIQGVEYYKDADAAQSVPGLMHVQFGDYHVRDIEFVAAFDVDAKKVGFDLAEATRASENNTIRICDVPPTGVTVQRGNTLDGLGKYYRETIEEADGEPADVVRVLKESGADVLVSYLPVGSEQADKFYAQCAIDAGVGFVNALPVFIASDPEWAAKFEAAGVPIVGDDIKSQVGATITHRVMAKLFEDRGVVLDRTYQLNVGGNMDFKNMLERDRLESKKVSKTQAVTSNLEHDLGAKNVHIGPSDYVQWLDDRKWAYVRLEGRAFGDVPLNLEYKLEVWDSPNSAGIIIDAIRAAKIAKDRGVGGPVHAPSTYFMKSPPVQRPDDEGHAGVEAFIRGE, from the coding sequence ATGGGTTCGGTACGAGTAGCAATCGTGGGCGTCGGCAACTGCGCGACGTCCCTCATCCAAGGCGTCGAGTACTACAAGGATGCCGACGCCGCGCAGAGCGTTCCGGGCCTCATGCACGTCCAGTTCGGCGACTACCACGTGCGCGACATCGAGTTCGTCGCAGCGTTCGACGTCGATGCCAAGAAGGTCGGCTTCGATCTCGCCGAAGCGACCCGCGCGAGCGAGAACAACACCATCCGGATCTGCGATGTACCGCCGACCGGTGTCACCGTGCAGCGCGGCAACACCCTCGACGGGCTCGGCAAGTACTACCGCGAGACGATCGAGGAGGCCGACGGTGAGCCGGCCGACGTCGTACGCGTACTCAAGGAGTCGGGCGCCGATGTGCTCGTCTCGTACCTGCCGGTCGGCTCGGAGCAGGCCGATAAGTTCTACGCACAGTGCGCGATCGACGCCGGCGTCGGCTTCGTCAACGCGCTGCCGGTCTTCATCGCCTCCGACCCCGAGTGGGCCGCGAAGTTCGAGGCCGCTGGCGTGCCGATCGTCGGTGACGACATCAAGAGCCAGGTCGGCGCGACGATCACGCACCGCGTGATGGCCAAGCTGTTCGAAGACCGCGGCGTCGTACTCGACCGCACGTACCAACTGAACGTCGGCGGCAACATGGACTTCAAGAACATGCTGGAGCGCGACCGGCTCGAGAGCAAAAAGGTGTCGAAGACACAGGCAGTCACGTCCAACCTCGAGCACGACCTCGGCGCGAAGAACGTGCACATCGGCCCGAGCGACTACGTGCAGTGGCTCGACGACCGCAAATGGGCGTACGTACGCCTCGAGGGCCGGGCGTTCGGAGATGTGCCGCTGAACCTCGAGTACAAGCTGGAGGTGTGGGACTCCCCCAACTCCGCCGGCATCATCATCGACGCCATCCGTGCGGCGAAGATCGCCAAGGACCGCGGCGTCGGCGGCCCGGTGCATGCACCGTCGACGTACTTCATGAAGTCGCCGCCGGTCCAGCGCCCCGATGACGAGGGTCACGCAGGCGTGGAGGCGTTCATCCGAGGCGAGTGA
- a CDS encoding TetR/AcrR family transcriptional regulator, with protein sequence MVTVKEPRTTGRVQKRTAILDAALVVFARDGYADAGMDSIAREASVAKPTLYNHFADKEALFTAVLERYSASSHEKVMNVIEELDAGSIDVRTELERVAYALVDCVRKDDGLAVMRLQLSEEARFPELIGRQRDGNRKRTIDALAGKLAQLALAGQLELSDAGRSARHLLALISDEPLQVSGHGNRAVDDDLVDKAVREGVDTFLAAFAPR encoded by the coding sequence ATGGTCACGGTGAAGGAACCCCGCACGACTGGCCGGGTACAGAAGCGCACAGCGATACTCGACGCGGCACTGGTGGTCTTCGCCCGAGACGGGTACGCCGATGCCGGCATGGACTCGATCGCCCGGGAGGCGTCGGTCGCCAAGCCGACTCTGTACAACCACTTCGCCGACAAGGAGGCGCTGTTCACCGCCGTGCTGGAGCGCTACTCGGCAAGCTCGCACGAGAAGGTGATGAACGTCATCGAGGAACTCGATGCCGGGTCTATCGACGTGCGCACCGAGCTGGAACGCGTTGCGTACGCACTTGTCGACTGCGTCCGCAAGGACGACGGGCTCGCAGTGATGCGCCTTCAGCTATCCGAGGAGGCGCGATTCCCGGAGCTCATCGGGCGTCAGCGCGACGGCAACCGCAAGCGCACGATCGACGCGCTCGCGGGCAAGTTGGCACAGTTGGCTCTCGCCGGTCAGCTCGAGCTCAGCGATGCGGGTCGGTCCGCCCGCCATCTGCTCGCGCTGATCAGCGACGAACCACTCCAGGTGAGCGGGCACGGCAACCGGGCGGTCGACGACGACCTGGTCGACAAGGCGGTTCGCGAGGGCGTCGACACGTTCCTCGCCGCGTTCGCGCCACGCTGA